The proteins below are encoded in one region of Triticum aestivum cultivar Chinese Spring chromosome 1B, IWGSC CS RefSeq v2.1, whole genome shotgun sequence:
- the LOC123100515 gene encoding NADH-ubiquinone oxidoreductase chain 6-like, which yields MRLLAPAFKFHFNGGRRTMILSVLSSPALVSGLMVVRAKNPVHSVLFPILVFCDTSGLLILLGLDFSAMISPVVHIGAIAVSFLFVVMMFNIQIAEIHEEVLRYLPVSGIIGLIFWWEMFFILDNETIPLLPTHRNTTSLRYTVYAGKVRSWTNLETLGNLLYTYYSVWFLVSSLILLVAMIGAIVLTMHRTTKVKRQDVFRRNALDSRSHIMNRTISPFGHSHRRSFSSGAGGPPDNYKETFKMWI from the coding sequence AtgcgtcttcttgctccagcattCAAGTTCCATTTCAACGGAGGACGACGTACCATGATACTTTCTGTTTTGTCGAGCCCTGCTTTGGTCTCTGGTTTGATGGTTGTACGTGCTAAAAATCCGGTACATTCCGTTTTGTTTCCCATCCTAGTCTTTTGCGACACTTCTGGTTTACTTATTTTGTTAGGTCTCGACTTCTCCGCTATGATCTCCCCAGTAGTTCATATAGGAGCTATTGCTGTTTCATTCCTATTCGTGGTTATGATGTTCAATATTCAAATAGCGGAGATTCACGAAGAAGTATTGCGCTATTTACCAGTGAGTGGTATTATTGGACTGATCTTTTGGTGGGAAATGTTCTTCATTTTAGATAATGAAACCATTCCATTACTACCAACCCATAGAAATACGACCTCTCTGAGATATACGGTTTATGCCGGAAAGGTACGAAGTTGGACTAATTTGGAAACATTGGGCAATTTACTTTATACCTACTATTCCGTCTGGTTTTTGGTTTCTAGTCTGATTTTATTAGTTGCTATGATTGGGGCTATAGTACTTACTATGCATAGGACTACAAAGGTGAAAAGACAGGATGTATTCCGACGAAATGCCTTGGATTCTAGGAGCCATATAATGAACAGGACTATTTCTCCTTTTGGCCATAGCCATAGAAGAAGCTTCTCCTCCGGAGCGGGGGGACCGCCTGACAATTACAAAGAAACCTTTAAAATGTGGATTTAG